From the genome of Candidatus Edwardsbacteria bacterium:
GGATGGGGATGGCCCCCTCCCGCTCGGCCGCCCGCCAGCTGGTGGGCCACAAGCATTTCCTGGTGAACGATAAGGTGGTGAACATCCCCTCCTACCTGATCAAGCCGGGGGACGTAATCAAGGTCAAGGACAAGAGCAAAGAGAACATCATCATCAAGGAATCTCTGGATAAGAATAAAAGCCGAGCCCTGGTATCCTGGCTGAAGTACGAGCCGGCCACCATGAGCGGCAGCCTGCTTAACGTGCCGACCCGGGACACCATCGGATTGCCGATCAACGAGCAGTTGATCATCGAGCTCTATTCCAAGTAGGCCTTAACTGCCTGGCCGGCCGCCGGTAAAAAAGCGGCGGGCTCAACCTTCAACCGTTTAACAAGGGGGCAGACTTAACCATGAGATGGAAAAGTTTACAGATGCCGAAAGGCATTATCATAGATGAAGCCAACAATACCGACATTTTCGGACGTTTTACCGCCGAACCCCTGGAGCGCGGCTACGGCCTGACCCTGGGCAACGCCCTGCGCCGGGTCCTGCTGTCCTCCATCACCGGGTCGGCAGTGGTGGCGGTCAAGATCGAGGGGGTGCTGCACGAGTTCTCCACCATCCCCGGCATCATGGAGGATGTCACCGAGATCGTGCTCAACCTGAAGCAGCTGCGGATCCGGCTGCATTCCGAGCATCCCAAGACCGTCTACCTGAAGGCCCAGACCAAGGGCCGGATCACCGCCGCCCAGATCGAGGGCGACCCCGATGTGGAGATCCTGAACCCCGAGTTGCACCTGGCCACCCTGTCCGAGGACGGCAGCCTGAAGATGGAGTTGACGGTGGATCACGGCCGGGGATACGTGCCGGCCGAGGTGTTCCGCAAATCGTACAACACCATCGGTCTGATCCCGCTGGATGCGGCCTTCTCCCCGGTCTCCAAGGTGAACTTCCACGTGGAGAACTGCCGGGTGGGCGAACGCACCGACTACGACCGCCTGATACTGGAGGTCCACACCGACGGTTCCATCAAGCCGGACATGGCGGTATCCTACGCCGCCAAACTGCTGCAGGACCACATCGGGCTGTTCCAGTCCTTCGGCGACAAGCCCGACGAACTGCGGGAGGATGCGGTGGACAACGACCTGCTGAAGATGCGGGACATGCTCAACAAGCCGGTGGAGGAGCTGGAGCTGTCGGTCCGCTCGGCCAACTGCCTGAGGGCCAACAATATCAACACCCTGGGCGACCTGGTGCAGAAGACCGAGAGCGAGATGCTCAAATACCGCAATTTCGGGCGCAAATCGCTGGCCGAACTGTCGGTGATCCTCAAGGCCATGAGCCTGAGCTTCGGGATGAAGGTTGACCAATTCCTGGAAACCAAGAAGAAATCCAAGTAAACAACATTTTTAGACTACTTTTCTTAAGTAGAATGGAGATCAATGAGACACCGTAAAGATACCGTCAAATTAAGCCGCACCCGGTCCCACCGGGCCGCCTTGGTCAGCAACATGGTGACCTCCCTGTTCAAATACGAGCGGATAAAGACCACCATCACCAAGGCCATGGTCATCCGGCGCGATGCCGAGCACATGATCAGCATCGCCCAGAAGGGCACCCTGGCCGCCCGGCGCCAGGTGGCCACCGTGGTCAAGGACCAGGCGGTGCTGAAAAAACTGTTTGACGTCATCGTCCCCCGGATGAAGGACAAGAGATCCGGCTTTATCTCCATAGTAAAGCTGTGGCCCCGCCACGGCGACGCCGCCCTGCTGGCCCAGATGGAGCTGTTCGGCGCCCCGGACAAGGTGAAGCCAGAGGAGGCCGGGAAGAAGGCCAAGGCCGCCCCCAAGAAGAAGGCCGAGAAGAAGGAAGAGGGCGAGAA
Proteins encoded in this window:
- the rplQ gene encoding 50S ribosomal protein L17, with translation MRHRKDTVKLSRTRSHRAALVSNMVTSLFKYERIKTTITKAMVIRRDAEHMISIAQKGTLAARRQVATVVKDQAVLKKLFDVIVPRMKDKRSGFISIVKLWPRHGDAALLAQMELFGAPDKVKPEEAGKKAKAAPKKKAEKKEEGEKKAPKAKKEKPEKKAVKKEAKKAE
- a CDS encoding DNA-directed RNA polymerase subunit alpha, which gives rise to MRWKSLQMPKGIIIDEANNTDIFGRFTAEPLERGYGLTLGNALRRVLLSSITGSAVVAVKIEGVLHEFSTIPGIMEDVTEIVLNLKQLRIRLHSEHPKTVYLKAQTKGRITAAQIEGDPDVEILNPELHLATLSEDGSLKMELTVDHGRGYVPAEVFRKSYNTIGLIPLDAAFSPVSKVNFHVENCRVGERTDYDRLILEVHTDGSIKPDMAVSYAAKLLQDHIGLFQSFGDKPDELREDAVDNDLLKMRDMLNKPVEELELSVRSANCLRANNINTLGDLVQKTESEMLKYRNFGRKSLAELSVILKAMSLSFGMKVDQFLETKKKSK